CCGCTCATGGAGATTCTGCACGAGAAGATCGGTATGTTGGACCACGAAGATATTTTGCTTGGGCACTCGCTTGGTGCGGTGCTCGCTCTTCGGTACTTGGAATATGTGGAACTGAAAGGTCGGCCGCGCGCGTGCATTCTTGTGGGGGCGCCCTGGCAGGTAAAGACGCCAGAACTTCAAACACTTTTCATGACAGATCTGGACTTTGACGTCGTGCCGTGGAAGGCCTCGGAATTCTTTGTCGTCCATTCGCCCGATGACAACCTTGTGCCGTTCGATCACGCGAAGAAGTGGGCAGAGGCATTGAAAGCGCAGCTCGTGGACGCGAACGGTAACGGACACTACATGGACACAGAGTACCCGGTGCTCCTCGATCTTATTTCTGATGTCGCGAAGCAGGCGCTCGAATTTGCGCCAGGGCAGAGCCTTCCCGACGAACTTGCCGGACTCTAGGCCCGTTTTTTAAGGATTTCCTTCATAAAATGAGCTTGACTTTCGCATAGACTGGTTGTGGAAAGGTTGAGGATAGAAAGCGGCGAGGAGGCTATTGACAGGGAGAAGGGCCTACGATAAGATACCTCCGCTTTATACACGGCTTCTGTGTCCCCGGAACGTGGAGATGAGATGGAGGGACGGAGGGAAGCGCGTGGTGAACCCAACATGAACTACATCGTAGAACAATCGTTGCGGAAACATCACACGCCATAAACCCCCTCTTAGGGTGCGTCTGATGTTCCCGCGATTCGCGGGAATTTTGTTTCACTACAGAGCATTGCTCCGGGCATCGAATCAGTGCTCTGGCGTGAAGGCCAGACGGAACCTTCACAATTTACACACCAATACAAACAATGTCGCACGCAGAAATGCGTGTGGCGATGGCATGGAAAAAGCCTCAACTACAAGGCATGGGGAGTCAGCGTCGGAGTCGTACTTTTTGTACGACGACGAGCTGACGGGGCCCCATAACGCCGTAGATGAGGAATTTTTACATGCCAGATCTATACAGATAGTGGGTGAAGAGCATAAGGGCAGATGGTGGATGGCTCGACCATAGACGCCGATGAAGGACGTAGCAGCCTGCGATAAGCTTCGGGGAGGTGGCAAGCAACCTTTGATCCGGAGATCTCCGAATGGGGAAACCCGGTCTGAAGAAGTCAGATCATCCAACACTGAATACATAGGTGTTGGGAGGTTACCTGGTGAAGTGAAACATCTCAGTAGCCAGAGGAAAAGAAAAAGATAGCTCGTTGTGTATACGAAGGTTCTCCATTGGGAGCTTTCGTATACAACAACGAGAACATTCCCCTAGTAGTGGCGAGCGAACGGGGAACAGTCTAAACTTCGTGGATGAAGCGTTGAACAAAGTGGGTATCATTGATATTCATCCGTTTGGCGTGAAAGGCAAGGGCCGTTGTCCACGGAGGGTTGCAAGATGCGCGCGCGTCTTTCCCTTGAAAGGCGACATGATCGTTGTGTTATAGGAGAATCTGCTGGAACGCAGAACCAAAGAGGGCGAACGTCCCGTATCCAAAATATCAACACGACGTGTGGTGCGCATTCTTAAGTACCACGAGACACGAGAAATCTTGTGGGAACCTAGCGCGACTATGTGCTAAGACTAAATACGTCTATGGATCGATAGTGAACAAGTACCGCGAGGGAAAGCTGAAAAGAACCCCGGAAGGGGAATGAAATAGTTTCTGAAACCATCTGCTTACAAGGAATCGGAGTCCCTCCGTAGCCGCAAGGTGAAGAGGGATGACGGTGTTCCTATTGAAGAATGAGCCAACGAGTGTGCTGCATGTCGCCGGTTAAGTCCTCCGGGATGAAGCCAGAGTGAAAGCAAGCATTAACGTGCGTCTCTAGCAATGTTCAAGGATGAGTTTCTCATTCTTGAACATGGCTAGAAGGTGGCATGCACACGACCCGAAACCGGGTGACCTAACCATGACCAGGGTGAAGTCCCGCGAAAGCGGGATGGAGGCCCGAACTCACGTGCTGTGCAAAACACGGAGACGAGTTGTGGTTAGCGGAGAAATTCCAATCGAACTCGGTAATAGCTGGTTCTCTCCGAGATAGCTTTAGGGCTAGCGTCGGTTACAGTCTGTTGGGGGTAGAGCACTGAATGGGACAACCGCCTTCGGGTAGGTGTCCTAACCAAACTCCGAATACCAGCAGATGATCCCGGCAGTCAGACGATGGGGGCGAAGCTCCATACGTCGAAAGGGAAACAGCCCAGATCTCAAACTAAGGTCCCAAAATCATCGTTAAGTGTAAAAGGTGGTGAGAAGACTTATACAGTCAGGAGGTTGGCTTAGAAGCAGCCATCCTTTAAAGAAAGCGTAACAGCTCACTGATCAAGTTTTCTTGCGCCAAAAATGAATCGGGGCTAAACGGTGTACCGAAGTTGAGGATGTCCCGCCTTTGGCGGGACGTGGTAGGAGAGCATTCGTGTCAGCGCTGAAGCCA
Above is a window of Candidatus Uhrbacteria bacterium DNA encoding:
- a CDS encoding alpha/beta fold hydrolase, which produces MRVTLVHGMNATPASNFHPWLKRELEARGFSVRVPELPLHSGEPLEILPLMEILHEKIGMLDHEDILLGHSLGAVLALRYLEYVELKGRPRACILVGAPWQVKTPELQTLFMTDLDFDVVPWKASEFFVVHSPDDNLVPFDHAKKWAEALKAQLVDANGNGHYMDTEYPVLLDLISDVAKQALEFAPGQSLPDELAGL